From a single Chlamydiota bacterium genomic region:
- a CDS encoding putative ABC transporter ATP-binding protein: MKTAIKVSDLTFGYRREKIFHHLSFSILDKEWIAIIGPNGCGKTTLLKLLAGLLKAKGKIWLFDKPIQHTSIGYMPQVIDCNEHLPINVLDVVLMGRLSHTKLFGKYPRSFIKDAEYLLEELELDMLQKTLFSQLSLGQKQRVLFARALFSHPELLLLDEPLASVDQRSSQLIYNYLKKIKGTVTLCFVTHDVEQILHDVDRVLCLHHGIKLLEPKELCEHFALGLYHTPLVESACLT, encoded by the coding sequence ATGAAAACAGCAATTAAAGTGAGTGATTTAACCTTTGGGTACCGAAGAGAAAAGATTTTTCATCATTTAAGCTTTTCGATTTTGGATAAAGAGTGGATTGCGATCATTGGACCCAATGGCTGTGGAAAAACCACGCTTTTAAAACTTTTAGCAGGGCTTTTAAAAGCAAAAGGAAAAATTTGGCTTTTTGACAAACCCATTCAACATACATCAATTGGATATATGCCTCAAGTGATCGATTGCAATGAGCATTTGCCGATCAACGTTTTGGATGTGGTTTTGATGGGAAGACTAAGTCACACCAAGCTTTTTGGAAAGTATCCTAGATCTTTTATTAAAGACGCTGAGTATCTTTTAGAGGAATTAGAGCTCGACATGTTGCAAAAGACGTTATTTTCTCAACTTTCTTTGGGACAAAAACAGCGTGTACTTTTTGCAAGAGCGCTATTTTCTCATCCAGAGCTTTTACTTTTAGATGAGCCTTTGGCTTCCGTGGATCAACGTAGCTCCCAATTGATTTATAACTATTTGAAAAAAATAAAAGGCACGGTGACTTTGTGCTTTGTGACACATGATGTAGAACAAATCCTTCATGACGTGGACCGTGTTCTGTGTTTGCATCATGGGATCAAATTATTAGAACCTAAAGAGCTTTGTGAGCATTTTGCCCTTGGCCTTTACCATACACCCTTGGTAGAAAGCGCATGTTTGACATAA
- the mntB_3 gene encoding Manganese transport system membrane protein MntB yields MFDIKLLLLPLVIFFLASISSGVIGSFIVVKRLTMMAASISHSVLGGMGLFLFLNRSFNYTFLTPLLGAIIAALLFATIMGLVHLKLKQRQDVILSCVWILGMSLGVLFLAKTPGYNVELMHFLFGNVLFSTWGDVIYMSLLALVLVTSFLLFYTRFNAIFFDETQSQLQKISITFWMLFLFVLIGLTTVMLIQVVGILLVMALLSLPSHLSSLFAKSLKQMVVYTFCFCFGFCLIGFLLAIVLDVPVGAFIALFSAIVYLIIIGTKKVYA; encoded by the coding sequence ATGTTTGACATAAAACTTTTACTCCTTCCGCTTGTGATCTTTTTTTTGGCCAGCATTTCGTCGGGCGTTATAGGCTCGTTTATTGTGGTCAAACGCCTAACCATGATGGCAGCGAGCATTTCGCATAGCGTGCTTGGTGGTATGGGGCTGTTTCTATTTTTAAATCGCAGCTTCAATTACACATTTTTAACGCCTTTGCTCGGAGCAATCATTGCTGCGCTTCTATTTGCTACGATCATGGGGCTCGTGCATCTTAAATTAAAACAGAGGCAAGACGTGATCTTATCGTGCGTGTGGATTTTGGGTATGTCTTTGGGTGTATTGTTTCTTGCAAAAACACCTGGTTACAATGTAGAACTGATGCATTTTTTGTTTGGCAATGTCCTGTTTTCTACATGGGGAGATGTCATCTATATGTCTTTGTTAGCGCTGGTTTTAGTGACAAGCTTTTTACTTTTTTATACGCGATTTAATGCGATTTTTTTTGATGAAACACAAAGCCAGTTGCAAAAAATTTCGATCACTTTTTGGATGCTATTTTTATTTGTTTTAATAGGCCTTACTACAGTAATGCTGATCCAAGTTGTAGGAATTTTACTTGTCATGGCGCTTTTATCTTTGCCTTCTCACTTAAGTTCTCTATTTGCAAAAAGCTTAAAGCAGATGGTTGTCTACACCTTTTGTTTTTGCTTTGGCTTCTGCCTTATTGGCTTTTTGCTTGCCATTGTTTTAGATGTGCCTGTTGGCGCTTTCATTGCACTTTTTTCCGCGATCGTTTATTTGATCATTATAGGAACAAAAAAAGTATATGCTTAA